In [Leptolyngbya] sp. PCC 7376, a genomic segment contains:
- a CDS encoding ATP-binding protein, translated as MLINLIGNAVKFTEVGGITIQAQVSTEFEKVILKTSVTDTGRGISEQDITEIFRSFIQTQHDKGGTGLGLAISQKFAELMGGSLSVDSNLGQGTTFTLETPITIVDEQSLPKATPERRAIAIAEGQPTYRILVVDDRWTNRQFLMKLLEPFGFELRDASNGKEAVTIWEEWTPHLIWMDLRMPVMDGYEATKYIKSQPGGQSTIIIALTASVFEHERNLVLAEGCDDFVRKPVKEVLIFEKLSQYLGILFIYEDTIRNVKTGRVASLLGINPLANMPGTWLQDLRQAALIAKPTPIFHLIDHISAENSTVAAHLRNLVKNYQFHDIIQLVDEAREP; from the coding sequence ATTCTCATCAACCTCATTGGTAATGCCGTCAAATTTACAGAGGTAGGTGGCATTACTATTCAAGCTCAGGTGAGTACAGAATTTGAAAAAGTTATCCTTAAAACTAGTGTGACGGATACAGGTCGAGGGATTTCTGAACAAGATATCACAGAGATTTTTCGCTCTTTTATACAGACACAGCATGATAAAGGAGGAACTGGTCTTGGCTTAGCTATTAGTCAGAAATTTGCCGAATTAATGGGAGGTTCACTTTCTGTAGACAGTAATCTTGGTCAAGGGACAACATTTACTTTAGAGACTCCCATAACCATTGTTGATGAGCAAAGTCTGCCCAAAGCAACACCAGAACGACGGGCGATCGCCATTGCTGAAGGCCAACCAACTTATCGTATTCTCGTGGTTGATGATCGCTGGACTAACCGCCAATTTTTAATGAAATTGCTTGAACCATTTGGCTTTGAGCTGCGAGACGCCAGCAATGGTAAAGAAGCCGTCACCATTTGGGAAGAATGGACGCCACATCTAATTTGGATGGATTTACGAATGCCTGTTATGGATGGGTACGAAGCCACAAAATACATAAAATCCCAGCCTGGAGGTCAAAGCACAATCATCATTGCCCTGACAGCTAGTGTATTTGAACATGAGCGAAACCTTGTCCTTGCAGAAGGATGCGATGATTTTGTCCGAAAGCCAGTTAAGGAAGTTTTAATATTTGAAAAGTTAAGTCAGTATCTCGGGATTTTATTCATTTATGAAGATACAATTAGGAATGTTAAGACAGGTCGAGTTGCATCACTTCTAGGTATAAATCCTTTAGCGAACATGCCAGGCACATGGCTACAGGATTTAAGGCAAGCAGCTCTTATTGCAAAACCAACACCGATATTCCACTTAATTGATCATATCTCTGCGGAAAATTCTACTGTTGCTGCTCATTTAAGAAACCTAGTTAAAAACTATCAATTTCACGACATTATCCAGTTAGTTGATGAAGCTAGAGAGCCATGA
- the acsF gene encoding magnesium-protoporphyrin IX monomethyl ester (oxidative) cyclase — protein sequence MVSTVNKPSGSDELRPGVKVPAKETILTPRFYTTDFDEMAKMDLSVNEEEMEAIIEEFRVDYNRHHFVRDESFDVSFDGIEGKTRELFVEFLERSCTAEFSGFLLYKELGRRLKNKNPLLAEGFNLMSRDEARHAGFLNKAMTDFNLSLDLGFLTKSRSYTFFKPKFIFYATYLSEKIGYWRYIKIYRHLEKNPQDQIYPIFKFFENWCQDENRHGDFFDALMKTQPNILNDWRARLWCRFFLLSVFATMYLNDTQRSGFYESLGLDARQFDKEVIYETNNTAGRVFPIILDVEKPEFYERLETCVSNNENLREIVESEAPAPVKFLRKLPAYISNATNLISLYFMKPIRVDQLEGTVR from the coding sequence ATGGTAAGTACTGTTAACAAACCCTCTGGATCAGATGAGCTGCGCCCCGGCGTCAAAGTTCCAGCAAAGGAGACGATCCTCACACCCCGCTTCTACACCACCGACTTCGACGAGATGGCAAAAATGGATTTGTCCGTCAACGAAGAAGAGATGGAAGCCATCATTGAAGAGTTCCGCGTAGACTACAATCGTCACCACTTTGTTCGTGACGAATCCTTTGATGTCTCCTTTGACGGCATCGAAGGCAAAACCCGTGAGCTTTTCGTTGAATTCCTAGAGCGTTCTTGTACTGCCGAATTTTCCGGTTTCCTTCTTTATAAAGAATTAGGCCGTCGTCTCAAAAATAAAAATCCCCTTTTGGCTGAAGGCTTTAACTTGATGTCCCGCGATGAAGCGCGTCATGCTGGTTTCCTCAACAAAGCCATGACAGACTTCAACTTGTCTCTTGACCTTGGCTTCCTCACAAAGAGCCGTAGTTATACATTCTTCAAGCCTAAGTTCATCTTTTACGCGACTTACCTCTCCGAGAAGATTGGTTACTGGCGTTATATCAAGATTTACCGCCACCTCGAGAAGAATCCTCAAGACCAGATTTACCCTATCTTCAAGTTCTTCGAGAATTGGTGTCAGGATGAAAACCGTCATGGTGATTTCTTCGATGCATTGATGAAGACTCAACCCAATATTCTCAACGACTGGAGAGCGCGTCTTTGGTGTCGTTTCTTCCTCCTCTCTGTCTTTGCCACCATGTATCTCAACGACACTCAGCGTTCTGGGTTCTATGAGTCCCTTGGTCTCGATGCACGTCAGTTTGATAAGGAAGTGATTTACGAGACTAACAACACTGCTGGTCGCGTATTCCCCATCATCCTTGATGTTGAGAAACCTGAATTCTATGAGCGTCTCGAAACTTGTGTAAGCAATAACGAGAACCTCCGCGAGATTGTGGAATCTGAGGCTCCTGCTCCTGTGAAATTCTTGAGGAAGCTTCCTGCATACATCTCGAACGCAACTAACTTGATCAGCTTGTACTTCATGAAGCCTATTCGTGTTGATCAGCTCGAAGGCACAGTTCGTTAA
- a CDS encoding IS630 family transposase: MQQARYDFWQKMQATLAKNLIFIDESGVNLAMTRLRARSEKGKRAYSPKSSKRGKNVSLIGALGFKGMVANYHLLGSTDGLTFEAFISQKLIPNLWAGACVVMDNCSIHLGESVRTMIEAVGAKLIYLPPYSPDFSPIENCWSKLKSTLKSIGARTYLALDKAIEVAFSKITLDDIRCWFTHCCYCTSLD, encoded by the coding sequence GTGCAACAAGCCAGATATGATTTTTGGCAGAAAATGCAAGCGACTCTAGCGAAAAACTTGATTTTTATCGATGAATCGGGCGTGAACTTAGCCATGACAAGACTGAGGGCACGTTCTGAGAAAGGGAAACGAGCTTATAGTCCGAAATCCAGTAAACGAGGCAAGAATGTTTCTTTGATTGGAGCATTAGGCTTCAAGGGAATGGTCGCTAATTATCATCTGCTGGGGAGTACGGATGGATTAACCTTTGAAGCATTCATCAGCCAGAAGTTAATACCAAACTTATGGGCGGGAGCATGTGTGGTGATGGATAACTGTTCGATTCATTTAGGAGAGTCAGTACGCACAATGATTGAGGCCGTGGGAGCTAAGTTGATTTACCTTCCTCCCTATTCTCCAGATTTTTCACCCATTGAAAATTGCTGGTCAAAGTTGAAAAGTACCTTGAAAAGTATCGGGGCAAGAACTTATCTAGCTCTAGACAAGGCAATTGAGGTAGCTTTTTCCAAGATTACCCTTGATGATATTCGATGCTGGTTTACACATTGCTGCTATTGCACCTCACTCGACTAG
- a CDS encoding EAL domain-containing protein → MSADLFDGKTPEILIADDTLESLAVLTETISSHGYDVRSVSKGFLAYESALAAQPDLILLDIRMPALSGYEVCKKLKEHPATQDIPIIFISALNEGFDKVQAFAVGGVDYITKPFQTEEVLVRIQSHVALHFSRLQIQDLNSELEQRVQARSIELLESNRQLQNEIIEKESIAQSLRESESKFRQISECIDEVFWLTNYDSRTRCFTNVEYVSPAFEKVWGKETQVLYDNHFEWTNAIHIDDRQRVIHAFSDEAIKGAFEEEYRVVTPDGGVRWIYDRGFPIHDKAGEVYRVAGIAQDITERKVAELERDRVFKLSLDLLFVANDQGELERVNPAWTKLLGYSSQELQNQSFWDFIHPDDLDLVEQDSLQLLSNGKEIDSLELRCRRKDNSYIWTAWNIVPFLRENRLYGAGRNIAQRKASEARFVHEILHDALTGLSNRVHVMQQIKQAIKKERRHPDHHFAVLFIDLDNFKQINDTLGHLIGDKLLIKIAKILEKSVREIDSVARLGGDEFLILLEDFYVLQDVLRVVERIQDHLKTSFMLESHEVFSSASIGIVIGTPDYQSVSDIIRDADIAMYRAKAEQKGSYAIFDQEMYAETLHEVELENALRQAITNNEFRIYFQPIVNLKNASSLEGFEILLRWLHPEKGWIPPSEFIPIAEDIGLINSIDQWVFHQACVEFQRLTASYKDFERLYFSINISGRHLKDPSLISSLESTLKTTKVPCDCLKLELTESSLIDNTNTAVEILSLLQNKGLRISLDDFGTGFSSLRYLHQFPIDVIKIDRSFILSLDKGDREQSIIHAIITLAKALGFKTVAEGIETNAQLMKIKSLGCDSGQGYLFSRPMSKYKLIDFLSQHGFLRQNSSVAIAHYDDRQSA, encoded by the coding sequence ATGAGTGCCGATTTATTTGACGGCAAAACACCTGAGATTTTAATTGCTGATGACACATTGGAGTCATTAGCTGTACTTACAGAGACAATTTCTAGCCATGGCTATGATGTCCGTAGCGTCAGCAAAGGTTTCCTCGCCTATGAATCGGCATTAGCCGCACAACCAGACTTGATTTTACTAGACATTAGAATGCCAGCTCTATCTGGCTATGAAGTCTGTAAAAAACTCAAAGAACATCCTGCGACACAAGACATCCCCATTATTTTTATTAGTGCTTTAAATGAGGGTTTTGATAAAGTCCAAGCATTTGCCGTAGGTGGTGTTGATTATATTACTAAACCTTTCCAAACTGAAGAAGTTTTAGTACGTATTCAAAGCCATGTCGCATTGCATTTCTCTCGACTCCAGATTCAAGATCTAAATAGCGAACTAGAACAAAGAGTTCAAGCAAGATCTATCGAGTTACTGGAGAGTAACAGGCAATTACAGAATGAGATTATCGAAAAAGAAAGTATTGCCCAAAGTCTTCGTGAGAGTGAATCAAAATTTCGACAAATTTCAGAATGTATTGATGAAGTTTTTTGGTTGACTAACTATGATTCCCGTACGCGATGTTTTACGAATGTTGAGTATGTTAGCCCGGCCTTTGAAAAAGTCTGGGGAAAAGAAACTCAAGTTTTATATGACAACCATTTTGAATGGACTAATGCAATTCACATTGATGATCGTCAGCGTGTTATCCATGCGTTTTCTGATGAGGCAATCAAAGGTGCTTTTGAGGAAGAATATCGTGTTGTGACACCTGATGGGGGAGTGCGTTGGATTTATGACCGCGGCTTTCCAATTCATGACAAAGCTGGTGAGGTTTATCGTGTTGCTGGTATCGCCCAAGATATTACTGAACGTAAAGTTGCTGAATTAGAGCGTGATCGCGTCTTTAAACTTTCCCTCGATTTATTATTTGTCGCTAATGACCAAGGCGAATTAGAGCGAGTGAATCCTGCTTGGACTAAATTATTAGGATATTCCTCTCAAGAATTGCAAAATCAATCATTTTGGGACTTTATTCATCCAGATGATTTAGATTTAGTCGAGCAGGATTCTTTACAATTATTAAGCAATGGGAAAGAGATCGATTCTCTAGAGCTTCGTTGTCGGCGAAAAGATAATTCTTACATTTGGACAGCATGGAATATTGTTCCTTTCCTTCGTGAGAACCGACTATATGGAGCTGGAAGAAATATCGCCCAACGTAAAGCCTCAGAAGCTCGATTTGTACATGAAATTCTACATGATGCATTAACTGGTTTATCAAATCGTGTTCATGTAATGCAGCAGATTAAACAGGCGATCAAAAAAGAGCGGAGGCATCCTGATCATCATTTTGCTGTTCTATTTATTGATCTAGATAATTTTAAGCAAATCAATGATACTTTGGGTCATTTGATAGGTGATAAATTACTGATTAAAATCGCAAAAATATTAGAGAAATCGGTAAGAGAAATCGATTCGGTTGCCCGTTTAGGAGGAGATGAATTTTTGATTCTTCTAGAAGATTTTTATGTTTTACAAGATGTATTAAGGGTTGTGGAGAGAATTCAAGATCATTTAAAGACATCTTTTATGCTTGAGAGTCATGAAGTCTTTTCAAGTGCGAGTATTGGCATCGTTATTGGAACTCCAGATTATCAAAGTGTCTCTGATATTATTCGAGATGCTGATATTGCAATGTATCGAGCTAAAGCGGAACAGAAGGGGAGTTATGCAATATTTGATCAGGAAATGTATGCAGAGACATTACATGAAGTTGAGTTAGAGAATGCTTTGCGTCAAGCGATAACCAACAACGAATTTCGTATCTATTTTCAACCGATCGTCAATCTCAAAAATGCTTCATCACTCGAAGGATTCGAAATTCTCTTGCGTTGGCTACATCCTGAAAAAGGTTGGATTCCTCCTTCTGAATTCATCCCCATTGCTGAGGATATTGGATTAATCAATTCGATTGATCAATGGGTTTTTCACCAAGCGTGTGTGGAGTTTCAGAGATTAACTGCTAGCTATAAAGATTTTGAAAGGTTATATTTCAGTATTAATATTTCTGGTCGTCACTTAAAAGATCCGTCTCTGATTAGTAGTTTAGAAAGTACTTTGAAAACAACAAAGGTCCCTTGTGATTGTCTGAAATTAGAACTGACCGAAAGTAGTTTGATTGATAATACAAATACTGCTGTAGAAATTCTTTCATTACTTCAAAATAAAGGGCTTAGAATTAGCTTGGATGATTTTGGGACTGGCTTCTCTTCATTGAGATATCTACATCAGTTTCCAATTGATGTAATCAAAATTGATCGCTCTTTTATTCTGAGTCTCGATAAAGGCGATCGCGAGCAAAGTATTATTCATGCGATCATCACTCTTGCCAAAGCATTAGGGTTTAAAACAGTGGCAGAAGGTATCGAGACAAATGCTCAATTAATGAAAATCAAGTCCTTAGGCTGTGATTCTGGACAAGGTTATTTATTTTCAAGACCAATGTCTAAATACAAGCTCATAGACTTTTTAAGCCAACATGGATTCTTGCGGCAAAATTCTTCTGTGGCGATCGCCCATTATGACGATAGACAGAGCGCATAA
- a CDS encoding transposase: MTGEEESSILPKAYSLDLRQKIVDAYERGGVSQSSLARQFGVAKSFVQKLLDQKRLTGSIAPKKRSQQTPPKLNEEHQTILRQLLTKKNDTTLAELCDEMEKRTGLRVANSTMHRTLRRMGYSLKKNILSRP; encoded by the coding sequence TTGACTGGTGAGGAAGAAAGTAGCATCTTGCCGAAAGCCTACTCATTAGACTTAAGACAGAAAATAGTGGATGCCTACGAAAGGGGTGGTGTGAGTCAAAGTAGTCTTGCCCGACAATTTGGAGTGGCGAAAAGTTTTGTACAAAAGCTCCTCGACCAAAAACGACTGACAGGGTCGATTGCTCCGAAAAAACGAAGCCAACAAACACCTCCCAAATTAAACGAAGAGCATCAAACAATATTGCGCCAGTTGCTCACCAAGAAAAACGATACGACGCTAGCGGAACTATGTGATGAGATGGAGAAACGCACTGGTCTCCGTGTGGCCAATAGCACCATGCATCGCACCTTAAGAAGAATGGGATATAGCCTCAAAAAAAACATTCTATCCAGACCTTAA
- a CDS encoding IS982 family transposase, giving the protein MLSLDALFCDVDDFCQVFEPQRHQELLSSCKRYRHRSRSLSLSEVMTILIAFHQSHYRNFKHFYLLMVRHYWQKAFPKAVSYQRFVAWMPSSLVPLCAYLCDCYGDCTGISFIDATSIKVCHNRRIAQHRVFNGHAARGKTSVGWFFGFKLHLVINDRGELLHVQITPGNIDDRKPVVELLRNLFGKVFGDKGYVSQALAQHLKEEHDVMLIAKPRRNMKNRLMLWQDTFIARKRALIETVIDQLKNISQIEHSRHRSPANFCVNLLCGLIAYCHQPKKPSLQLN; this is encoded by the coding sequence ATGCTTAGTTTAGACGCTTTATTTTGTGACGTTGACGATTTCTGCCAGGTCTTTGAACCTCAGCGGCATCAAGAATTACTTAGCTCTTGCAAAAGGTATCGTCACCGTTCTAGAAGCCTAAGCTTGAGTGAGGTGATGACGATACTGATTGCATTTCATCAATCTCACTATCGTAATTTCAAGCATTTCTATCTCCTGATGGTGCGACACTATTGGCAAAAAGCCTTTCCCAAAGCAGTGAGTTATCAACGCTTTGTGGCATGGATGCCCTCCAGCTTAGTGCCTCTATGTGCCTATTTATGTGACTGTTATGGAGATTGCACAGGCATTAGTTTCATTGATGCCACCAGTATCAAAGTTTGTCACAATCGCCGTATTGCCCAACATCGAGTCTTTAACGGTCATGCCGCTAGAGGTAAAACCTCTGTTGGATGGTTCTTTGGCTTCAAACTCCATCTGGTCATTAATGACCGAGGAGAATTACTTCATGTACAAATCACTCCTGGCAATATTGATGACAGAAAGCCTGTCGTTGAACTGTTACGGAATTTATTCGGCAAAGTTTTTGGAGATAAGGGCTATGTGTCCCAAGCTCTGGCACAACATCTCAAAGAAGAACATGATGTGATGTTAATTGCTAAACCTCGCCGCAATATGAAGAATCGCTTGATGCTCTGGCAAGATACATTCATCGCTCGTAAACGAGCTTTGATTGAAACAGTGATTGACCAACTGAAGAACATTTCTCAGATTGAGCACTCTAGGCATCGTAGTCCAGCGAACTTCTGTGTCAATTTGCTGTGTGGCTTGATTGCCTATTGTCATCAGCCTAAGAAACCTTCTCTCCAACTCAATTAG